The [Eubacterium] eligens ATCC 27750 genome segment CTTGAATCCGATGAAAACACTAAAGAAAAATATCCTTTTGATTTTGCATTGGAGCTGGAGTATCACCTTATTGACAATGAGATTAAAGAAGTATACAGAGTAATCAATAAAGATAATGAAATGATGCATTTCAGCATAGGTGGTCATCCGGCTTTTGTAACACCAGAGAATGATGCAAGCATGGCTGGCTGTAAGATAAGATTTGATGCAGACAGAATTACATATCATCTGATAGGAGATTATCAATTAATGGCGAGGGATGAGTATGAGCTGCCATTAATTAATCATGAATATACAATACAAGAGGACAGCTTTGAAAAAGATGCATTTATAATTGAGGGAAGTCAGGCAGGAACGGTAAGTCTTGTTAAAAATGAAAAGCCTTTTGTTACAGTTAAGTTTGATACGCCGGTATTTGGTCTGTGGTCATGCAAATCAAAAAATGTTCCATTTGTATGTATAGAGCCGTGGTATGGAAGAACAGATGCCATAGATTTTACAGGGGAGCTTAAGGACAGGGAATACAGTAATCATCTTGATGCCGGAGAAGTTTTCGAGAAGTCATTTTCAATCTTATTTTATTAATAACATTATTAACATAAAAACAGCGCCGTATGCCATTGTATGCAATATAGCGCTGTTTTTTATGCAAAGTGATTACTTTAAAAACATATGAATTAAACTGTTATTTGTTTTTGTGTATGGCTGGTAGCGCATAGGCAGGTCAAGCCAGCATTTTTTATCTACAATGCTCTTATAGTGTGAAAATGTATCAAATCCGGCTTTTCCGTGATATGAGCCCATGCCGCTTTCACCGAATCCGCCAAAGCCCATCTTGGAAGTTGCAAGGTGAATGATTGTATCATTGATACAGCCACCACCGTAATTGCATCTTGAGGTTACATAACGGGTTTCTTTCTTATTCTTAGTGAATATATACAGAGCAAGCGGGTGCATGTGTGCATTGACAGTGTTTACTGCCTCCTCGACAGAGTGAAAGGTAAGTATTGGCATAAGTGGACCGAATATTTCTTCCTGCATCACAGCATCGTCAAATGTAACATTATCCATTATCGTAGGTTCAATACGCAGAGAATCTGCATCTGATGCACCACCAAGAACGACTTTGCTATTATCGATAAGACCTGATATCCTGTTAAAATGCTTTTCATTAACAATTTTGCCATAATCATTGTTGTTAAGTGGAGAATCTGTAAACTGGCGCTTTGTTTCGTTGATAAGTTCTTTCACAAGATGGTCTTTGATACTGTCCTGAACATATATGTAATCAGGCGCAACACATGTCTGCCCGCAATTCAAGAATTTGCCGAATACAATTCTTCTGGCAGCAAGCTTTAAGTCCGCAGATTCTGTTACTATACATGGGCTTTTTCCGCCAAGCTCAAGTGTTACCGGGGTTAAGTATTCAGCGGCTTTGCGCATAACTTCCTTGCCGACAGCCTGGCTTCCTGTAAAAAATATGTAATCAAAATGTTCATTAAGCAGACAGTTATTTTCAGCTCTTCCGCCAGTTACAACAGATACATAAGCAGGGTCAAATATTTCTTTTATTATGAGACATATAACATCGCTGACATAAGGTGAGTACGCACTTGGTTTAAGAATCGCTGTGTTTCCTGCGGCAATTGCATCAACAAGGGGTTCCATTGTCAGAAGAAATGGATAATTCCAAGGACTCATAATAAGGACAACTCCGCGTGGTGACGGCTTCTTAAAGCTTCTGGAATGAAACTGTGCAAGGGGTGTTGGAACATTTTTCTCCCTGCTGAATGTCCTTATATGTTTTATCATATAAGATATCTCGCTGAGAGTAAGCCCGACTTCACACATATAACTTTCAAACTGGCTTTTGCCAAGGTCTTTATAGAGAGCATCAAATATTTCATTCTCATGTTTCTTAATTGCCGAATATAGTTTCTTTAAGGCATCAATTCTTACATTTACATCAAGTGTTGTACCTGTAAGAAAGAAATGTCGCTGCGATTGTACAAGTTTATTGATTTGTGTAGCTTCCATATCATACCTCATTTTCACATGTATTATCTTTCATAAGTTTATAGTAGAATTGTTCGAGTGTCTTAGCGTCCATAAGAACCGGAACAGGGTAGAGAGGATTAGCCTCTTTGTCGGCATACCCTGCAAGCTTAGGAATATCCGCCTCTTTAATCTCAGGAATTGTATCGCCAATGTTAAATCTTGCTTTCATATCTCTGACTGCCTGTATAAATGCTTTGGCAGCAGTCTCATCTGGCATATCCTTATCTGCAACACCGGCGGCAATTGCAAGGTCATGCAGCTTCGTATAGATGGATTCTCCATAGCTTTCAAGAACCATTGGGAGAATTACTGCATTTGCAAGTCCATGAGGAACATTATATTCGCCACCTAGAGAATGTGCAATTGCATGGACATATCCTACATATGATTTAGTGAATGCACATCCGGCATAATAAGCAGCTTTAAGCATATTCTTTCTTGCTGTTGTATCAGAACCGTTAGTGTATGCTCTGTCAAGATTGTTAAATATTAATTCAGTAGCCATAAGTGCGTCTTTTCTTGTACCCGGAGTTGTTGAGTTTCCGATGTAGGCTTCAACGGCATGTGTAAGTGCATCCATTCCTGTAGTTGCGGTAATTGAAGCAGGAAGTGTAAGGGTTACCTTCGGGTCAAGGACTGCATATCTTGGAATAAGCGGAAAGTCGTTGATTGCGTATTTGTGGCGGGTTGTGGCGTCTACAATTACGGCTGCAAGAGTAGTTTCACTTCCAGTTCCTGCTGTTGTAGGAATTGCAACCAGCAGAGGAAGCTTTGAGTGAACCTTAAGGATTCCGCCCAGCTTAGACAGATGTGTCTTAGGTCTTGCAATTCTTACACCAACAGCTTTGGCACAGTCCATGCTTGAACCGCCGCCAAAGCCGATTATGCAGTCACATTTGTTATCTTTATATATGGCAAGTGCTTCTTCCACGGTATCAGTTGTAGGGTTAGCTACAGTTTTATCATAAACATGGTATTCAATGCCAGCATTGTCAAATACATCTGTAAGCATAGAGAGAATGCCAAGCTTTGCAATTCCGGGATCAGTAATAATTACAGGACATGACTTCTTCTTTTTGTTAAGTACAGATGGAATGTCAGACAACGCGCTTACAATTTTAGGCTTCCTGTATGGAAGAAATGGCAGTGCAATCTTGAATACAGTCTGAAAACTTCTGCAGTATATTTTCTTGAAAATGTTCATTGTACACCTCTTTTGAATTTAAAATATTTTGACTACCAAATTATAATACCCGAAGTTCATATTGACAAGGGGTTAGTCAGGAATCTGCAGTCCGGTTCCATCCATATGAAAATTTTCAGTATTAATAAGCTGTGATACAGGCACGATTTCGTAGCCTTGGGACTGCAGCCCGGTTATTACAGATTCGAGAGCTTCGGCTGTATATTTAGCACCGTTGTGCATAAGAATTATGGAACCGTTCTTAAGAGCTTTATGTGTTGTCACGGTCTTAATTATGTTGTCTGTTCCATAGTCCTTCCAGTCAAGGGAATCTACATCCCATTCTATAGGATAGAAGTTACAACCATAGACTGTATCAATAAGTGTTGAATTATAATCACCGTATGGCGGGCGGAACAAGAAGCTCGTATATCCGGTGATTTCTTTTATTTTATTGGCAACAGACATGATTTCATCTTTCTGCTCATTTACAGAAAGTTTACTCATTTCTTTATGGTTCTGGCTGTGATTGCCGAGGTCGTGACCACGGTTATAGATTTCAAGAACCTTATCAGGGTAGCTGTCAACCCAGCCTCCGGTCATGAAAAATGTGGTTTTGATATTATATTTATCAAGAATGTCAAGAATTTTTATAGTATCTTCATCGCCCCATGCGGCATCAAATGATATGGAAACATATTTTTTGGAGGTATCGAGATTAGTCTTTTTACTAAGGTCAACACAGTATATAGGAAGTTTACGGCTGCCTATGCTGCAATTGCCCATGATTGCACCGCCGCCAATTCCGTTTCCCTGATTGGATGAGTTGTATGGCGGTAATCTGTTGGAATCTGATGAAATTGACTGATTAGAACTGCTTGAATCATTTGATGAACTGGATTTATCGGAGTTGTTTGATTTATCGAAAGTACCTGAACTGTCCGATGATTTAGGTGGCTCATTGGTAATTGTAGATGTGTTTGCAGAATTTTCAGAAGAGGATTGTTTATGTCTTGCGGTTATTATGCCGCAGATTACTAAAATGATTATAACGCAGTATATGAATATAATGCGCATTTGTTTATTAGAAAAAAGAGACATACTGATACCTCGGATAATGCTTAGTATCAATATATCTCTTTACATTTTAAAAAATTACTGCTTTTTTCATTACTTAGCAGAAGAACTGCTTTCTGTTGCAGATGTATCTTTAACAAGGCCATCAGGATGGAGTGAAACATTTAATTCACTTGTGCTTTCATCGTAATCATCGCCAAGAATCTGCTTAACGAGAGTCTGGCAGTATGAAAGGCTGAAATCAGAGCAGCCGGAATCGTTGCGGATTGCATTGCCTGATGCAAGTGATTCTGTGTAATCACTTAATTTATATGTAGTGATTGCTTTCTTGCCGAAAAGCTTCTGTGTTATGACAGGTGTAAGATTGTAATTCTTAACATAACAGCCTGTTTCATCTTTAACAAGTGTCATCTTAGCCATACCGCCTATCATACGAGGCTTCTGGTCCTGATTAGAAACGAAGTTACCAAGTGAATAGTATACAAGCATTTCATGCCCCTTAGTATCAGATACTACCTCGACAGGCTCAAGGACATGAGGATGTGTACCGATAACAACATCAACACCAAGGCTTAAGAAAAGCTGTGTCCAGTAATTCTGGTTAGAATCTGGTGTGTAGACATATTCAGTACCCCAGTGTGGAAGTACAATAACCATATCAGCAAGCTGTTTAGCCTTAGTTACATCTGCTGTAATCTTATCCTTATCAAGCATGTTTACAATATAAGGCTTGGAATCAGGAATAGGAATTCCATTAGTTCCGTATGTGTAGTTAAGAAATGCTATCTTGAAGCCTTCTTTTTCATAAACATATATATTCTCATAATCTTCCTCTGTTTCGTTGATACCAAGAACAGTAGTATCAGGATGATAAGTCTTCCAGAATGAAAGGCAGTTCTCAACACCCTTAAGTCCTTTGTCTAATGTGTGGTTGGTAGCATGAAGGATAATGTTGAAGCCTGCTTTAACTTCTGCATCACCAAGTGCCCATGGTGAGTTAAATGTTGGATATCCTGTGTAAGCAAAATCAGAACCGCCGAGGATTGTTTCCTGATTAACGATTTTTATGTCTGCAGAGCTGATATCCTTAGCTATGTTAGTGTAGAGGTGGTCGAAGTTGTAAGTTTCATCATCCATAAGACCACTTTTTACAACACCTTCATGCATAAGCATATCACCAATCATCATAAGGTCGACTTCGACAGTAGGAACCTTGGTTGTAGTTTCTTCCTCTGTTGTGGGTTCAGCAGTAGTCTCATTATTCTGGTTATCGGCAACAGAAGGATTATTTTCTTTTTTGTGACTGCCAATAACAGCGAATACGATACTTATAGTTACAACAAAGAGTACAGCAGCAATGATAGCAATGAGTTTTACATTAAGTTCAGAGCGTCTGCGTCTCTTAAGAGGTACATTTGTTTTCTTAGCCATAATTTATCTCCCTTAAAATTATTAATATATGTCTTAAAAAGACAAAATATGCATAACTATGGTACATTAAGAAACAAAATTTTTCAAGAAAAATATTAGTATTCTACACAAAGAGATTAAAATGTAGTATATTTATAAAAGTTGGCAATAAGCCACAATAAGAAATATATAATTATAACGGAGGTTTCTTATGAGCAGATACACTAAGGACGATATATTCAGAATGGTTGAAGAAGAGGATGTAGAGTTTATACGTCTTCAGTTTACAGATATTTTTGGAACACTCAAGAATATTGCAATTACTTCAAGCCAGCTTGAGAAGGCACTTGATAACAAATGCATGTTTGACGGTTCTTCTGTTGAAGGCTTTGTAAGAATTGAAGAGTCAGATATGTATCTGTATCCTGACTACGATACATTTGAAATATTCCCATGGAGACCACAGCAGGGAAAGGTTGCAAGACTTATCTGTGATGTGTATACACCAGATGGCAAGCCTTTTGAGGGCGACCCAAGATGGATACTTAAGAAAACTATTAAAGAAGCGAATGAAATGGGATACCGCTTTGATGTCGGTCCAGAATGTGAATTTTTCTTATTCCATACAGATGACAACGGACTTCCTACAACTTTAAGCCATGAAAAAGCTGGATATTTTGATCTTGGACCTAATGACCTGGGCGAGAATATAAGAAGAGATATGGTTCTTACTCTTGAGGATATGGGGTTTGAGATTGAGGCTTCACATCATGAGGTTGCTCCTGCACAGCATGAGATTGATTTTAAATATGATGAGGCTTTAAAGACAGCAGATAATATACAGACATTTAAGATGACAGTTAAGACAATTGCCAAGAGACATGGACTTTATGCAACATTTATGCCAAAGCCAAAGTTTGGTATCAGCGGTTCTGGAATGCATATTAATATGTCACTTGCAACTGAAGAGGGTAAGAATATATTTGCAGATGAGAATGGAAAGATTGGTTTATCAGATGATGCATATCATTTTATTGCTGGTATTATGAAGCACGCAAGAGGTATGTCAGCAATAACTAATCCGCTTGTTAATTCATATAAAAGACTTGTTCCGGGATATGAAGCACCTGTATATATAGCATGGTCAGCAAAGAACAGAAGTCCGCTTATAAGAATACCTGCATCAAGAGGAAATGGAACAAGAGTTGAGTTAAGAAATCCGGATCCTACAGCTAATCCATATCTCGTGCTGGCACTCTGCCTTGCAGCAGGACTTGATGGTATTAAGAACAAGATAGAAGTACCTGAGAGTGTTGACTGCAATATATATGAGATGACACCTGGCGAGAGAAGGGCAGCAGGAATAGAGAATATGCCGGCAGACCTTAAGGAAGCTGTTGACTGTCTTGTGACAGACGAATTTTTATGCAGCGTACTTGGAGAACATATTACAACCAAATATGTTGAAGCTAAGATGAAAGAATGGGAAAACTACACAACAAGGGTCTCACAGTGGGAAATTGATGAATATCTCTACAAGTATTGATTAAACATGGTAAAGCGTATGCTAAGTAGAAAAGGAGTTAATTGATGTCCACATTGATTGTAGCATTTCCTAAGTTAGAGGAGGCTAAAACAGTAAGGAATCTTTTGATTCACAGAGGCTTCGATGTCGCTGTACCATGTACAAGTGGGGCACAGGCAATCAATCAGGCTGATACTTTGTCTGATGGAATCATAATATGCGGATATAAGCTGTCAGATAATATGGTTTATACTGAATTATATGAATATAAGCCAAAGAGCTTTGAGATGTTGTTAGTTGCGTCCCAGAACAGATGGGAAGATTGTCAGGACAATGGAATTGTATGTGCAGCAATGCCAATAAAGGTTAATGACCTTGTGTCAACTATAGAGATGATGCTTCAGGCACAGATAAGGCGTAGAAGGAAATTAAGGTCACAGCCAAGAAAGAGAAGTCCGGAAGAACAGAAGATAATTGATGATGCAAAGCATCTGCTTATGGAAAGAAATAATATGTCAGAGCAGGAGGCATTCAGATATATCCAGAAATGCAGCATGGACAGTGGCAATACAATGGTAGAGTCAGCAACTATGGTAATGGGAATATATCAGGATGTATAACAAATGTGTTTCATTACTACATTTATAATATGAAAAGGAGACCAGGTATGAAGTTTACTAAAATGCATGGAGCAGGCAACGACTACATATACGTAGACTGCACACAGTCGGTAATTGATAATCCGTCACAGGTCGCAATTGATTTAAGTGACAGACATTTTGGAATAGGTTCAGATGGACTTATTCTTATTAAGAACTCAGATAAAGCTGATTTCTTTATGGAGATGTACAACGCAGATGGTTCGCAGGGACAGATGTGTGGCAATGGAATAAGATGTGTTGGAAAGTTCGTATATGACAACGGACTTACAGATAAAACAACAGTTACTATTGATACACTTGCAGGTGTGAAGATACTTGAGCTTAAAACTGGTGCAGATGGCAAGGTTGAGACGGCAAGGGTTAACATGGGCGCACCAATTCTTGAGGCAGCACAGATTCCTGTCGATACGAAGGGACTTAAAGAATATAAAGGCTGTGAGATAGAGACAATTGCCGGAAAGGTTGTTAAGACACCTGTTGTGGATGAGACTATTGTTGTAGAAGGTAAGGAGTACAAGGTAACAGCAGTTTCAATGGGTAATCCTCATGCTATTGTTTATCTTGATAAAGATATTGATATTAAGAAATTTGAGATTGAAAAAATCGGACCTTTCTTTGAAAATCACAAAGCATTTCCAGAGAGAATTAATACTGAATTCATTCAGGTTGTAGATAAGAATAATCTTAATATGCGTGTGTGGGAGAGAGGTTCCGGGGAGACACTTGCCTGTGGTACAGGTGCATGTGCGAGCCTTGTTGCAACTGTTCTTAACGGAATGTGCGACACAACAGCAACACTTCATCTTCTTGGAGGTGACTTAAAGATTACATGGGATAAAGATGAGAATACCGTATATCTTGAAGGCCCGGCTAAAACAGT includes the following:
- a CDS encoding aldose 1-epimerase family protein, yielding MAEYVLENNILKVTVDSKGCEIRDVLCKTDNTHRMWNANPEGWKRVAPVLFPLIGKYKDNQSIYNGKVYEMGQHGFARDMEFTLVKHNDDMLVMRLESDENTKEKYPFDFALELEYHLIDNEIKEVYRVINKDNEMMHFSIGGHPAFVTPENDASMAGCKIRFDADRITYHLIGDYQLMARDEYELPLINHEYTIQEDSFEKDAFIIEGSQAGTVSLVKNEKPFVTVKFDTPVFGLWSCKSKNVPFVCIEPWYGRTDAIDFTGELKDREYSNHLDAGEVFEKSFSILFY
- a CDS encoding aldehyde dehydrogenase, yielding MEATQINKLVQSQRHFFLTGTTLDVNVRIDALKKLYSAIKKHENEIFDALYKDLGKSQFESYMCEVGLTLSEISYMIKHIRTFSREKNVPTPLAQFHSRSFKKPSPRGVVLIMSPWNYPFLLTMEPLVDAIAAGNTAILKPSAYSPYVSDVICLIIKEIFDPAYVSVVTGGRAENNCLLNEHFDYIFFTGSQAVGKEVMRKAAEYLTPVTLELGGKSPCIVTESADLKLAARRIVFGKFLNCGQTCVAPDYIYVQDSIKDHLVKELINETKRQFTDSPLNNNDYGKIVNEKHFNRISGLIDNSKVVLGGASDADSLRIEPTIMDNVTFDDAVMQEEIFGPLMPILTFHSVEEAVNTVNAHMHPLALYIFTKNKKETRYVTSRCNYGGGCINDTIIHLATSKMGFGGFGESGMGSYHGKAGFDTFSHYKSIVDKKCWLDLPMRYQPYTKTNNSLIHMFLK
- a CDS encoding iron-containing alcohol dehydrogenase — its product is MNIFKKIYCRSFQTVFKIALPFLPYRKPKIVSALSDIPSVLNKKKKSCPVIITDPGIAKLGILSMLTDVFDNAGIEYHVYDKTVANPTTDTVEEALAIYKDNKCDCIIGFGGGSSMDCAKAVGVRIARPKTHLSKLGGILKVHSKLPLLVAIPTTAGTGSETTLAAVIVDATTRHKYAINDFPLIPRYAVLDPKVTLTLPASITATTGMDALTHAVEAYIGNSTTPGTRKDALMATELIFNNLDRAYTNGSDTTARKNMLKAAYYAGCAFTKSYVGYVHAIAHSLGGEYNVPHGLANAVILPMVLESYGESIYTKLHDLAIAAGVADKDMPDETAAKAFIQAVRDMKARFNIGDTIPEIKEADIPKLAGYADKEANPLYPVPVLMDAKTLEQFYYKLMKDNTCENEV
- a CDS encoding polysaccharide deacetylase family protein, which translates into the protein MSLFSNKQMRIIFIYCVIIILVICGIITARHKQSSSENSANTSTITNEPPKSSDSSGTFDKSNNSDKSSSSNDSSSSNQSISSDSNRLPPYNSSNQGNGIGGGAIMGNCSIGSRKLPIYCVDLSKKTNLDTSKKYVSISFDAAWGDEDTIKILDILDKYNIKTTFFMTGGWVDSYPDKVLEIYNRGHDLGNHSQNHKEMSKLSVNEQKDEIMSVANKIKEITGYTSFLFRPPYGDYNSTLIDTVYGCNFYPIEWDVDSLDWKDYGTDNIIKTVTTHKALKNGSIILMHNGAKYTAEALESVITGLQSQGYEIVPVSQLINTENFHMDGTGLQIPD
- a CDS encoding CapA family protein, which encodes MAKKTNVPLKRRRRSELNVKLIAIIAAVLFVVTISIVFAVIGSHKKENNPSVADNQNNETTAEPTTEEETTTKVPTVEVDLMMIGDMLMHEGVVKSGLMDDETYNFDHLYTNIAKDISSADIKIVNQETILGGSDFAYTGYPTFNSPWALGDAEVKAGFNIILHATNHTLDKGLKGVENCLSFWKTYHPDTTVLGINETEEDYENIYVYEKEGFKIAFLNYTYGTNGIPIPDSKPYIVNMLDKDKITADVTKAKQLADMVIVLPHWGTEYVYTPDSNQNYWTQLFLSLGVDVVIGTHPHVLEPVEVVSDTKGHEMLVYYSLGNFVSNQDQKPRMIGGMAKMTLVKDETGCYVKNYNLTPVITQKLFGKKAITTYKLSDYTESLASGNAIRNDSGCSDFSLSYCQTLVKQILGDDYDESTSELNVSLHPDGLVKDTSATESSSSAK
- the glnA gene encoding type I glutamate--ammonia ligase, with protein sequence MSRYTKDDIFRMVEEEDVEFIRLQFTDIFGTLKNIAITSSQLEKALDNKCMFDGSSVEGFVRIEESDMYLYPDYDTFEIFPWRPQQGKVARLICDVYTPDGKPFEGDPRWILKKTIKEANEMGYRFDVGPECEFFLFHTDDNGLPTTLSHEKAGYFDLGPNDLGENIRRDMVLTLEDMGFEIEASHHEVAPAQHEIDFKYDEALKTADNIQTFKMTVKTIAKRHGLYATFMPKPKFGISGSGMHINMSLATEEGKNIFADENGKIGLSDDAYHFIAGIMKHARGMSAITNPLVNSYKRLVPGYEAPVYIAWSAKNRSPLIRIPASRGNGTRVELRNPDPTANPYLVLALCLAAGLDGIKNKIEVPESVDCNIYEMTPGERRAAGIENMPADLKEAVDCLVTDEFLCSVLGEHITTKYVEAKMKEWENYTTRVSQWEIDEYLYKY
- a CDS encoding ANTAR domain-containing response regulator, translated to MSTLIVAFPKLEEAKTVRNLLIHRGFDVAVPCTSGAQAINQADTLSDGIIICGYKLSDNMVYTELYEYKPKSFEMLLVASQNRWEDCQDNGIVCAAMPIKVNDLVSTIEMMLQAQIRRRRKLRSQPRKRSPEEQKIIDDAKHLLMERNNMSEQEAFRYIQKCSMDSGNTMVESATMVMGIYQDV
- the dapF gene encoding diaminopimelate epimerase, whose amino-acid sequence is MKFTKMHGAGNDYIYVDCTQSVIDNPSQVAIDLSDRHFGIGSDGLILIKNSDKADFFMEMYNADGSQGQMCGNGIRCVGKFVYDNGLTDKTTVTIDTLAGVKILELKTGADGKVETARVNMGAPILEAAQIPVDTKGLKEYKGCEIETIAGKVVKTPVVDETIVVEGKEYKVTAVSMGNPHAIVYLDKDIDIKKFEIEKIGPFFENHKAFPERINTEFIQVVDKNNLNMRVWERGSGETLACGTGACASLVATVLNGMCDTTATLHLLGGDLKITWDKDENTVYLEGPAKTVFTGEVDI